Genomic window (Chroogloeocystis siderophila 5.2 s.c.1):
GAGCTACAAGCAATTGTTAATTTAGGTGGAGTTTTAGGATTTGTCGTCGGTTCGTTACAAACCCTATTTTTGATCTTCCGTAATTTCTAGTCCTTAGCTAGGCGCAACCGCGTAGCGCACAAGTTGTCCGAGGCGTTGGCGGAGAGTTTCTAATCCTAAGCGATCGCTTGCAGAAATATACACTGCTTGCGGAAACTCTTCTTGCGCGACGGCTAACGTATCACTATCAACGCGATCAACTTTGTTCAAAGCAATCAGCATGGGTCCTGGAGTTATAGGCATTTCCGACAAAATACTCATCACTGACCGAATTTGACTTTGCCATGCTGGATGCGAAAGATCGACAACATGAAGTAACGCATCGGCTTCTGTCACTTCTTCAAGCGTGGCGCGAAATGCATCCATGAGTGACGCTGGAAGTTCGTGGATAAAGCCCACCGTGTCTGTTAATACTATGGCTTGCGGTTTTCCACCCACATCGGGAACTACCAAACGGCGTGTCGTTGGATCAAGCGTTGCAAATAACTGATCCGCTGTGTAAACTTCCGCATTAGTCAGTGCATTGAGTAGTGTAGACTTTCCTGCGTTCGTATAGCCAACGATCGCCACTGAAGGAACTTCGCGATGTTGGCGCTGTTGTCGCAGACGTGATCGATGCGCTTGTAGTTGATTGACTTCTTCTTGTAATCTTGCAATCCGTCTGGCGATCGCGCGGCGTTCGGTTTCTAGTTTTGTTTCACCAGGTCCGCGAGTTCCAATCCCACCACCAAGTCGCGACATCGCTTGACCCCGCCCTGTCAGTCGCGGCAGCATATATTCAAGCTGGGCAAGTTCGACTTGTAATTTACCCGCCCGCGTGCGAGCGCGTTGGGCAAAAATGTCTAAAATGACTTCAGTGCGGTCAACAACGCGAATTCCGATTTGCGTTTCTAAGTTGCGGACTTGCGCGGGTGAAAGATCGCGGTCAAAGACAATTAAGTTAGCACCTAGCGTTTGTGCAGTTAAAGCAATTTCTTGCACTTTTCCTTCACCAACAGCGGTTTGCGGATGCGGACGCGATCGCTTTTGGCGGAATGTTTGTAAAACTTCTCCCCCAGCGGTATCAACTAATCGCGCTAATTCATCTAAAGTATCTTGAAACGCTTGTGGTGTGAGAGTGTCAGTTTGGACGCCTACAATGAGTACGCGATCACGGTCGCTATCTACTTGCGTTGCAACGTATTCGCGCTGAAATTCAGCTTCGAGTCCTTCAACTAAATCAAGAAAATCCTGATTACTCAGAACATCTAAACTGAGTGGTTGTGACACATTCCAACTCGCTAGCGGTGAAGTGCGCGTCTGCTGTGTATCAGTTTCTGTTTCTTCGCTACTAGGAACCAAATGCGCCAGATAAGTTTCTTTAACATATCCTGTTGCTCCACCACCACGACGTTGAAATCCTGACCCTGTGATGTTGAGTACCGCTAGAACATCTAATCTTTGCAGCGCCATTGCAGTTAACGCCGCTTCGCTGGGTGGTTCAGATTTGAGTTGCGTAGCAATGCAGCGAATACCACTAAGACGTTCTGCACCATAGCGTGGTAGTTCTAGTGGTGGAATTTGAGTTTGACGTGGCGTACCAACCCCTACACGAATTACTTGTCCCCGACGATTTACATAGGTACACACCGGTTGATTAATTTCGGTGCTAATTGCTGCCAAACGCTGGGCAAATTCTGGTGTTGTCGGGCGATCGCCTGGTAGGCGTTGTTGATACAGCCGTTGTAGTTGCTTAATCTGGCTGGACTTTAAACCTTGAAGATTACCGTAAATAGTCTCGATAGGCACCTTCGACCAATATTTGGTCTTCTGAATTCACTATGTCTATTTTATCGTGCTCTTTTCATGTTGAATGATGGTCATTGGTCATTAGTAACTGGTAATTGGTGAATTGATAGCAATTAGCCGTTAGCTGTTAGCTTTTGTTTGATGGCTAAATGCTAATTGCCAAGTGCGATTACCTGTTACCTATTTCTCCAAGATTGTACTGCTTTGTATAGAGGTTCAGACAACCATCTGTCATACTGCGGATAAATCGGCAAACGTGGTATGAGTTGCCATCCTGCTGACTTTAATATTTGTAATAAATCAGCATCAGATAAGTGCGGATAATCTGGATTGACTTCATCTTTTGGACCAATACCGCCTAAATCTCTTGCTCCTGCTTTAATACAAGCAAGTAACCAGTTGGGATCTGAAACTAAATTTGGTGGAATTTGAATCGTAATTTCTGCGGGTAAAAGTTCTCTAGCTTTCGCAATCACTTCCGGTAACTGCTGCGGTTTAA
Coding sequences:
- the hflX gene encoding GTPase HflX, which codes for MPIETIYGNLQGLKSSQIKQLQRLYQQRLPGDRPTTPEFAQRLAAISTEINQPVCTYVNRRGQVIRVGVGTPRQTQIPPLELPRYGAERLSGIRCIATQLKSEPPSEAALTAMALQRLDVLAVLNITGSGFQRRGGGATGYVKETYLAHLVPSSEETETDTQQTRTSPLASWNVSQPLSLDVLSNQDFLDLVEGLEAEFQREYVATQVDSDRDRVLIVGVQTDTLTPQAFQDTLDELARLVDTAGGEVLQTFRQKRSRPHPQTAVGEGKVQEIALTAQTLGANLIVFDRDLSPAQVRNLETQIGIRVVDRTEVILDIFAQRARTRAGKLQVELAQLEYMLPRLTGRGQAMSRLGGGIGTRGPGETKLETERRAIARRIARLQEEVNQLQAHRSRLRQQRQHREVPSVAIVGYTNAGKSTLLNALTNAEVYTADQLFATLDPTTRRLVVPDVGGKPQAIVLTDTVGFIHELPASLMDAFRATLEEVTEADALLHVVDLSHPAWQSQIRSVMSILSEMPITPGPMLIALNKVDRVDSDTLAVAQEEFPQAVYISASDRLGLETLRQRLGQLVRYAVAPS